A genomic region of Glycine max cultivar Williams 82 chromosome 15, Glycine_max_v4.0, whole genome shotgun sequence contains the following coding sequences:
- the LOC100305956 gene encoding uncharacterized protein LOC100305956 precursor, whose amino-acid sequence MKKMVVAMMLIFLLISTQMESVEPDAADCLDGCTTACVQSDSRLQARCDRKCSIRCGPDSTIKEDMG is encoded by the exons ATGAAGAAGATGGTGGTTGCAATGATGCTTATATTTCTTCTAATTTCTACGCAAATGGAGAGCGTTGAGCCCGATGCTGCAGATTGCTTGGATGGTTGCACTACTGCCTGTGTTCAAAGCGACT CGAGGCTTCAAGCACGGTGTGATCGCAAGTGCAGCATTAGATGCGGTCCAG ATTCCACAATCAAGGAGGACATGGGTTGA